The nucleotide sequence cGTAATTTTTTTCTCAgacaagtttttgttgtcttttgttTCAGTTTTTTTATCGAGAGTGGACCGCAAAGAGGAGGCAAGTGAACCGCGACATATATCAAAGTGAACCTCATTACTATCTTTGTTGTTGCGCTAAATTTTTAGCACTTTTCACTTTTGGGCAcaagtgaacaacatcactctcaaaagtgaaccacatccgagGACCAAAAGCACTGCATGCATTGATATAGTCGACTGATTTTTAAAGCACACAAAACAAATTACACTTCATACATAGGGGGTAATAAGCTGCAACACAAATGTTACTTATCATTATTATCCTTTTGCTTTTGTTTTTGTGCACTATTACATAGAGAACTGTCCCCCCACGACAAGTGAACCGCACCAAAATTCATAAATCAAAACAACAAATCAAGGGCAATACAAACTGAACATGAGATAGCTTTTCTCTCAAGAGAAAAAAACATATGAAACCACAAAAGGTATTGCATGCTCATATCTTTCCTAAGCACTCCACCCGCACATACCAACAAAACTGTACTCAAATGAAAAAAGTAACAGGAACAAAAGTGCAAACTAGAAGCATTTTACAATCTGGCCGGGTTGGCAATGTTGTGGCATGCGAGCACTGCACGCGCTACTTTGCCAAACTGCATGCACATGCCTGCCGTACTTCACGCCTACATGCCGCAAACTGCTAAGGGGGACTTCATCATGCGAATGTCACAAGGCGGGCTCTAAATATGATTAGGCAAGCCTATACGTCGATGCAAGGTGCACTACAACAATAGAGCGAATAAAAGTTAACTTTGGCACAATTTTTTGGTCTTTTTCAGTCTCGGTAAGAACAAAGTGAGCTGCAACGGAATTAGTTAGAGAGCATACAAAATAAAGAGAAATCAAATTATACAGCATACAATTTTTTTGAAGCCCACGAACTGAAGCCATGGGCTGGCCATGGCCGCGCTAGCCCAACTGTAGAGGAAACTTGCCAGAACCTCGCCGCCGATGGAACTCGTTCATACTCGCGGCGGTGCTTCACCGAACTGCAGTGTACTGGATGGAATCTTCGGTGGTGGGGAAGCACCATCCGCTTCCTCTTGCGCATTCTGCAACAGATCCAGTGGCTGGGTTACGCGAGGTGAGGCCGGTGGTGCTCACCGTTGCCGAGGCGCATGGTGGCCACAACCTAGACCGTGACCTGGTCGTTGACGGCGGGGAAGGGGGCGCACAACCTCAGAGGGAGGGAAGGGAGGTGTGGCTCAGTGGCCGTGGATGTCGACGGTGGCTGGAGAGGACGAACCCCGTCTGTGCCTAGCCATGGACGGAGAGGAAGACACCGGGGCAGGGAGATGGGAGACGGTGAAGGAACGGGGAGGGGAGAGTCGCCGGTGACCCCCGAGCCCCTCGGATCCCACACGATCCATGAATCCAGCTGCCCCCTTGACCCGGTGGTTGGTACTTGGTAGGGACGGCAACGCACGAATCTGAGGCCGACCACGCGCGGGCAGGAAGGAGGAAGCGTGCCCAGATCTCGTCGTTGTTGGAAGGAAGGGTGTGCGCCGGCCCGCCGGTTCCATGTTGTTGCTGGAGGGGCGAGGACGAGGGGAGTTGGAGGGGGTTGGGGGCAGTCGCCGGGACAATGCAGGGGACCGGCGACGCTCGGTCCCGGCGCTTGGGCGGTGCAGCGGGGTTGGATCCGTCGCCTGACCGCCGCGTCATGGCCGGATCCATGGCCCGGGCGACGCGGAGGTGCGCGAGGCGCGAGGGTGCTGGGGACACGGTGACGCGGGGGCGcgagggaggtggcggcggtgCTACAGCGGGGGCGcggggaggaaggaggcggcgctgcagcgggggcgcggggagggaggcggcggcgccatGGGATGGAGGAGCACGGGGGAGAGATGAGTGGGGTGGGGTAGGTCGTGGGATGGAGGAGCACGGGGGAGAGATGAGTGAGGTGGGTAGCACCGTGGCAGAGATAAGGTGGTTTTTGTGTGTGCGCAGTTCGGTCGACCATCGTAAGTGGTTAGGTTGTAGCTGCGGGGTTGGTCgggaggtgttagcagaataagaaagTGGTGtgtagaataagactcttaagggtgttatcataatagacccaccctatatatatatatatatatatatatatatatatatatatatatatatgttgaaaCTATCCTCGAGATAAAAACAAGTTGGGTGCTGAACACTATAAACCCCATCTTCCTATGTGTTTGACATAAACGTTTGCTCTATAAATATGACGTGAGTGTCAGCAATCacaaaagactaaatgatagtttagtatgtgaacttgctaaatAAAGCGCTTACATAGTCTCTTTCTGAAAATATGATGGATTATGATTGTTtcaatgattgagatcatagtttgttagtttccaatgaaATTTATGGTTCATACTTTAGTTTGTGAATGAATATTTACTTTAGCATGTGAGGTTTTATGGTGATATATTGATGATATGATAATGAGCATGATGCTttcatgtctgtattttgtttttatcgacatctctctcgctctaaacatgtggtcatgattatcaattcggctttcgcttgaggacaagcgaggtctaagatgtgtgtgtgtggggggggggttgatacgtccattttgcaccatgttttcctactgttatttattctGTTTTcgattgttatttcactttatgatgcaattcttatgcattttctctcttattttgcaagtttcacatgaataTGGAGAttgtcggcagctagaattctagaATGAAAaaggctacaacagagatagctattctgcacaactccaaatgacctgaaaaatacagagaattgttttggaatatataaaaaaatattggaggaAGAAATACCAGGGAGCGACTAGCtgagggggcacgccctaccccctcggTGCGCCCTATGAGCTTGTGAGCTCAATGGCAGGCCTTCGGtactcatcttctgctatatgaagccatttgccctagaaaaaataagaagaagacttttgggatgaagcgcctcCATCTCGAGGCAAAACCTGGGCAGGAGCAATTTTGCTCTCCGGTTGAGCGATTTTGTCGGGgtaacttccctccgggagggagaaatcgaagccatcgacatcaccaatgatcctcttttcaaggAAGGACCAATCTTCATAAACATCTTCACCaagaccatctcatctcaaaccctagttcatctcttgtattaaatctttgtcccaaaacctcatattggaacatgtgggttgctagtagtgttgattacatcttgtagttgatgcaagttggtttatttggtggaagattaaatgttTAGACCCTCAAGCATATTCAATACACCTCTGATCtcgaacatgaatatgatttgtgaatagttactttttttcttgaggacatgggagaagtcttttcataagtaatcatgtgatgtTGGCatacgttcgatattttgatgatatgtatgttgttgtttcctttagtggtgtcatgtgaacgtcgactatatgacacttcaccatacttgggactAAGAGAGGACATTGtgtagtaataagtagatgatgggttgctagagtgacagaatcataaaccctagtttatgcgttattcggtaaggggctgatttggatccatatgtttcatgctacggttagatttatcttaattcttcttttatagttgcggatggttgcgagaaggggtaatcataacccaagcaccgatccacccacatatcaaattatcaaagtagaaaacacgaatcaactaaacatgatgaacgtgactagatgacaattcccatgtgtcctcgagagcacttTGCTTTACACAAGAGAAAGTTcctgcttgtcctttgctataaaaagtattgggcaaccttgctgcaccttgttaccattgttacttgttacttgctACGAATTATCCTActacaaaactatatgttactgttacttccagtgcttgcagaaaataccttgctgaaaatcgcttgtcattttcttctactccttgttgcattcaacactcttacttatcgaaaggagtacaattgatccccgatacttgtgggtcatcagtatgcATCAACACAATGAGCTGAGACATGCAACACATACTACACAACGCCCGTTTTGTTGTTTTTTAGCTGGAGAAGCTTTTCATTTTGCATTATTATTGGGTTTTACTCTAGTTACATGAAAACCTGTGCACACACGTCATGTTTATTGGATAGCTAAGGTGCATGCATACCAAGCACCATGCAAGTTGCAGAGAGTTCTATCACTGGCTAGCCGACAATGCGTCGCCCCCCTCCATCCGACACATTATCGGCAGCTGTGTCGCGGGTTGCTGCACCTTTGCCACCTTTGGGCTGGCCGTTTGCTGCTCTGTGTTAACATGGTATGGGTTGTCGTAGCCTTGTTGCTCTTGTCCTGATTGCTGCCCTTGTCCTAGTTGGTGTCCTTGTCCTGATTGTTGCCCTTGTCCTGACTGTTGCCCTTGTCCTGACTGTTGCAGAGAAATTGGGTAGTACCCTTGTTGCCCTTGTCCTGGTTGTTGCACTTGTCCTATTTGTTGGCCTTGTCCTGGTTGTTGCGCTTGTCCTGTCTGCTGCGGAGAAGTTGGGCAGTGCCCTTGTTGCCCTTGTCCTGGTTGTTGCCCTTGTCCTGGCTGTTGCGGAGAAGTTGGGTAGTACCCTTGTTGCCCTTGTCCTAGTTGTTTCCCTTGTCCTGGCTGCTGCGGAGAAGTTGGATAATACCCTTGTTGCCCCTGTCCTGGTTGTTGCCCTTGTTCTGGTTGTTGCCCTTGTCCTGGTTGTTGCCTTTGTCCTGGATGTCCTTGTCCTGGCTGCTGCAGAGAAGCTGGGTAGTGCCCTTGTAGCCCTTGTCCTGGCTGTTGTAGAGAACTTGAGTAGTACCCTTGTTGCCCTTGTCCTGGTTGTTGTGATTGTCCTGGTTGTTGCCCTTGTCCCGACTGTTGTGGAGAAGTTGGATAGTACCCTTGTTGCCCTTGTCCTGGTTGTTGCCCTTGTTCTAGTTGTTGCCCTTGTCTTGTTTGTTGCCCTTGTCCTGGTTGTTGCCCTTGTTCTAGTTGTTGCCCTTGTCTTGTTTGTTGCCCTTGTCCTGGTTGTTGCCTTTGTCCTAGCTGTCCTATTTGTTGTCCTTGTCCTACCTGCTGCAGAGAAGCTGGGTAATGCCCTTGTTGCCCTTGTCCTGGTTGCTGCAGAGAAGCTGTGTAATGCCCTTGTTGCCCTTGTCCTGGTTGCTGCAGAGAAGCTGGGTAGTGCCGTTGTTGCCCTTGTCCTGGCTGCTGCTGAGAAGCTAGGTAGTGCCCTTGTTGCCCTTGTCCTGGCTGTTGTTGAGAAGCTGGGTACTGCCCTTGTTGCCCTTGTGCTGGCTGCTGCTGAGAAGCTGGGTACTGCCCTTGTTGCCCTTGTCCTGGCTGCTGCTGAGAAGCTGGGTACTGCCCTTGTTGCCCTTGTCCTGGCTGCTGCTGAGAAGCTGGGTACTGCCCTTGTTGCCCTTGTCCTGGCTGCTGCTGAGAAGTTGGGTAGTACCCTTGTTGCCCTTGTCCTGATTGTTGCCATTGTCCTGGTTGTTGCCCTTGTCCTAGCTGCTGTGGAGAAGTTGGATAGTACCCTTGTTGCCCTTGTCCTGATTGTTGCCCTTGTCCTATTTGCCGCCCTTGTCCTAGTTGTTGCCCTTGTCCTATTTGCTGCCCTTGTCCTGGTTGTTGCCTTTGTCCTGGGTGTTGCGGAGAAGTTGGGTAGTACCCTTGTTGTCCTTGTCCTATCTGTTGCCCTTGTCCTGGCTGCTGCAGAGAAGTTGGGTAGTATCCTTGTTGCCCTTGTCCTATCTGTTGCCCTTGTCCTGGTTGCTGCAGAGAAGATGGGTAGTACCCTTGTTGTCCTTGTCCTGACTGATGCAGAGAAGTTGGGTAGTACCCTTGTTGCCCTTGTCCCAGTTCTTGCCATTTGCCTGGCTGTTGCCCTTGTCCTGGCTGTTGTGGAGAAGCTTGGCCTGGATAATATGGCCCCTGCTGAGGAGAACTTACGCTTGGGTAATACCCTTGTACTGTTTGTGAAGATGTTCCCCAAAATATTACTTGTTGGAGTTGCTGCAGTGGTGTGGTCTCGCCAGGGTAGAAGGATCCGCCCTTGGGCGGCACCACGGTTTGCTCATATTGTCTTACGACTTGGCTGACGGCGACGAGACGGCACTTAGCGCTAACATCTCGGAGCTGCTGGCAGCATCGCATCTGGAGCCCCGTGCTCCATGGCAGCCGACCGGCCAACTGTTGGTCCACGACCTGTCGGCATGCCTCAAGCGAGCTCTCCTGGAGCTCGCGCTCACACTGTAGTTGCCTAGAGGCCTCACCTTCAGCAGCAGTGAGAGCCACGAGGGTGATGACTACTGTCGCAAAGAGGACCAACCGCTTAGCCATCTCGATGGACTGTTAGTGAATTGATCTCTATTTTGTGGTGCTCGGTGTTGTGGGTGATGATGAGATTGTGGAGATTGGTTGGGCTTTTATAGGGACGTGGTGAAGGTTCGGGACAATGGTTGTGTGCACGGTGTGGTTAGTTTAGCCTAAGAAGAAACGTGAGAAGAATAAAGTCAGTTGGAAAAGCACAATTTGCCAACACAAAAGAAGCTGGATAAGCAAGGAGCAATtggagttttgcaaaacagatTTTTGGACAGTCTGCTAAAGCCACGTAATCGGTTCAATCCTAATTCTGACTTCTGGGTACTGTTTGCAGAAGTGTAGACGTTTGTATATCGATCTGCTATTTTTATCTAAGAGAAGTGGTTATACTTCTTGGGGTTTGGGAGAATATGTGTCTGTTAGCCATTGCTTTTGTAGATCTGCGGTCACTAAAAGCTTCTAAGCATGTCCGACTAATGGAAGGTAGCTTGCATGGATAAGGTAAGTTGATAAATCATCCTTCAAAAGCCCATTTATGTTTGTTTCTTGTCATGTAGTTGGATTTCCAGGCAACACAAATCCATGCTATGACTCACAATATCTATCTAATGAATCACAACATTTATCTGTGCTATGACGCACCGTACCAAAAGCTGGTAGAATTTTTGGACTTATGTAAACACCTTTCGATGACAAAACTCAACTAACTGAAACCTTTGGTCATTCATGTCTAAAATTAACATAGGATCTTCAGAGAAAACTCGCGTCAATTAGTTTGATTTACACCAAAATAGGGGATTTTTCCACTTCCCAAATGAGTTCAAGTAATGTGGATTTAATTGTCCATTATATCCTCCTCCTATGTTTAACCTCTTATGTTCTTCTATGATCTCCATGTGTTTCTTCCCCGCCCCCACCTCTCTGGATGTCCATTGTCTTTCCCTGGCCTCTGTAGACGGCGCACTTCTTCTCTCCTTGGCCTTATCACTTGCAGGCCATCACTAATATTTCCTTATAACTAGATATACCCCACATGTTGTCGCAGAAATGTTTTGCAGtatatttgaatgaaatttggttATATGAAAcatttatattttgagtaaaaatGTGAGAACCAAAAATGAAAACAATATGATCTATTGTGTTTGATTATTGTATATTTGTGAAATTTTATCAAATAAATAGCCTAGTAAAATGAAAATTTTGATGCATAATTGCATGTTGAAGTGGACATTTTTCCATGCATGCTACATGCTGAGGTGATATGTTTGCATGTTGAGAGGGATATGTTATTTGGATATAGAAGATTACGAATGTGTAACCGCAACTTTGAGTTAGCTGTTTGTTTCTTGTCAATATTAACAACATATAAGAAAATTAAGCTTCATTATCTTTGTTAATTAATACATCACTTTCATCTCCCATCGTCCAACATAATCCAGGTACACTCCTAGTAGGCCCGGGCCAAGGCATGTGCAACCTGTGCGAACCGCACAGGGCCCATGATTTGTAGGGGGGGCGAATTTCAGCCCATACGCTGGAGGCACCCGAGCAAAACCACTCTGAAAAATAAATATATATGGGATATTCCAGCGTTGCTTCTGAGATCGAACCGGCGACCTCACACGAGCCAAAATAAACATTGGCCACCTCAGCTACATTTTCTATGTGAAGCAAAATGGAATAAATGCTACTGGAATTATATAAGACTCCTTGTCCGCTCGACGTTTGTAAACCTTTAAGTCCATAGTTAGCGTTCTTTTTAGTCTTTTCTTGCAGAATAATGATTTGAGGCGTCATGAAGAACAGCTTAGCATACCATCTAAAGAAAGACACCTTAGCTTGGAAGGTATCCTGAAGTGTTTTCCCTTATTGCCTTTATATAGGTAGGTTTTAACGCATTTTTTGATGGAAACGCCATGGGGGGGAATTAAGGCAAATTTTCTAAAATGTTTCAAATATAACTTTGATGAAAAAAGCACTAAGAAATTGTACTCGATCATGGATAACGTTTTGGTCATATGTTGCAGTGCATCTCTTTGCCGGACGTTCTTCTAATGGTAGGCCCATTTTTAGAGTTTGGCACAAGGCCCCTGAGTTTGTCGGCCCGACCCTGACTCCTAATACACATTTTGTGGTTGCTAAATTATGCTTTGTTAACCTTATTCATTGTATCGGCAACAAAAATAGATAGCCCGGCCCCAGTCTGCTTCCTGTAGGTCAACAGGTGCATGCACCCATTTTTCTGTTgaatatgtatttgaaaaatgttgaagaagtatttgaaaaatattgaacaagtatttgaaaactgttgaataggtattcgaaaaatgttgaagaagtacATATTCAACAGTTTTTAAATActtgttaaacatttttcaaatacctattcaacatttttcaaatacttcttcaatatttttcaaatacctattcaacaAAAAAAGAGTGCATGCACCTGTCGGCATAGAGGAAGCAGACTGGAGGCCAATCGGTCAGCAGTGGGCTGACTAGATCCAATCGGTCGGCAATGGGTTGACTAGGGGCCAATCAGCCAGCAGTAGGCCGACTGGATCCAATTGGCTGGCAGTGGGCCGACTGGGGGCCAATCGGCCAGCAGTAGGCCAACTGGgtattatttttaaaaaatataaTTACAACGTAACATTTTTGAAATTTAATTAAAATAATGTATTATTTTAAAATAATTAGCGAAGAATGGAGGCAATTCAATTGGTGTTGCGCCTGCAATTTACAAAGATGTTGACGCTCGGTGTCCTACGGAAGCCAATCAAGTTGCGCATCTTTTAGCTTGTAACTAATTCTAATGTTTCTGTTACTAACAGGTGGCAGCTAAGAATTACGGATAATTAAACGGTTAGATGCGCAACTTTAAAACTTTGAAAGTAAGAATTACGGGATAATTAACCGGTTCTGCCAAGTAAACTCATTTCATTATTCATTGCTCTTTCATTATCACTGTCATTTCCGCATGGAGGATTGTGATTACAGGTCGCACTTATTATCAGAGCTCACACATTGCATCGACCAATCAGCTAGCCTAGTAGTACTGGTCGGCAAAGAAGACGCTACACTCCTGGGGCTCGATCCGGCACGCGGTCGGTAGCCGTACCTTCGTCAACCTCACGCGACCGGCCTGCGGCTTCTGCTGCGCCCCCTCGCCGGAGAATCCTTCTCCCTGCTGCCGCTGCGGCCTCTTGTGACAAAGCACCTGTCCTTGCCGCTGGCCACCACGCCCGACGGTCACCCCGTGGTAGCCTCCTCCCTGCTGCTGGCTTCCTCCTGTCTCACTGCCATACTGACCCCCTTGTACCTCCTGCCGCTGCTCCGCCGTGGACTCACCGGAACATCCCCGCTCTGGTTGACGCTCCCCGGACGAGCCGTGGCGCCCTTCTCCCAGCGGCGGCATGGACTGCTCGTAGTCCCGCACCATGCCGCGGAGCGCGGCGCAGCGGCACTCGCGGCTGACACTCTCGAGCTGCTGGCAGCACCGCTCCCTGGCGTCCGACTGCGCCTGAAACAGCGGGACGCCGAAGGCGCCCTCTCCGGCGCGGCCGGTCAGCTGCTGCTCGAGGATCTGCCGGCACGCGTGGAGCGGCTTCTCCCGGACCTCGCCCCGGCACTGCGCGTCCGCGAGGCGCTGCTCGAGCACGCCTTGGGCAGCGGAGACGGCCACCAGGGCCGCCAGGAACAGCGCGAAGAAGACGAACCTACCCATATTGTTTCCAGTACGAGATGTGGTTGCGTTTCCGATTGTTGtatatttgttgtgtggtgagatGCTGAAGAGATTGAGATTGAAAAT is from Triticum aestivum cultivar Chinese Spring chromosome 1B, IWGSC CS RefSeq v2.1, whole genome shotgun sequence and encodes:
- the LOC543098 gene encoding glutenin, high molecular weight subunit 12-like, with product MAKRLVLFATVVITLVALTAAEGEASRQLQCERELQESSLEACRQVVDQQLAGRLPWSTGLQMRCCQQLRDVSAKCRLVAVSQVVRQYEQTVVPPKGGSFYPGETTPLQQLQQVIFWGTSSQTVQGYYPSVSSPQQGPYYPGQASPQQPGQGQQPGKWQELGQGQQGYYPTSLHQSGQGQQGYYPSSLQQPGQGQQIGQGQQGYYPTSLQQPGQGQQIGQGQQGYYPTSPQHPGQRQQPGQGQQIGQGQQLGQGRQIGQGQQSGQGQQGYYPTSPQQLGQGQQPGQWQQSGQGQQGYYPTSQQQPGQGQQGQYPASQQQPGQGQQGQYPASQQQPGQGQQGQYPASQQQPAQGQQGQYPASQQQPGQGQQGHYLASQQQPGQGQQRHYPASLQQPGQGQQGHYTASLQQPGQGQQGHYPASLQQVGQGQQIGQLGQRQQPGQGQQTRQGQQLEQGQQPGQGQQTRQGQQLEQGQQPGQGQQGYYPTSPQQSGQGQQPGQSQQPGQGQQGYYSSSLQQPGQGLQGHYPASLQQPGQGHPGQRQQPGQGQQPEQGQQPGQGQQGYYPTSPQQPGQGKQLGQGQQGYYPTSPQQPGQGQQPGQGQQGHCPTSPQQTGQAQQPGQGQQIGQVQQPGQGQQGYYPISLQQSGQGQQSGQGQQSGQGHQLGQGQQSGQEQQGYDNPYHVNTEQQTASPKVAKVQQPATQLPIMCRMEGGDALSASQ
- the LOC123138466 gene encoding 19 kDa globulin, which codes for MGRFVFFALFLAALVAVSAAQGVLEQRLADAQCRGEVREKPLHACRQILEQQLTGRAGEGAFGVPLFQAQSDARERCCQQLESVSRECRCAALRGMVRDYEQSMPPLGEGRHGSSGERQPERGCSGESTAEQRQEVQGGQYGSETGGSQQQGGGYHGVTVGRGGQRQGQVLCHKRPQRQQGEGFSGEGAQQKPQAGRVRLTKVRLPTACRIEPQECSVFFADQYY